The Chitinophagales bacterium genome contains the following window.
GCGATATAGCGTGGCAAATACATTAAATGTTTGTGATACAGATCCACAGTAAGAGATAGTCACATTATTACAATTTCCGGTTAGGGTAAAGCTCTCCCATACTACAGCAAATCCAAACTCAGAAGCCTCAAAGGCATCCATCGTAGCACCGGCATTCGTGCCACTAATCACTGCAGGAGTACCAGTATTCACCGCAGTTACCGTGGCATCCAGACAATCATCATTGGCAGGAGCGGGGAGCACGGGCTGGCAGTTAAGGGTGAGGTCAAAATCTCCGGTACCGCTGCCGAAACCGTGTACCAGCACCAGATAGGGAATGCCTGGCTGAGTGTTGAAAGAAAATTCAGAGGTAAGACCGCATCCGCTGGCATCGTCATTTCCTCCAATACAGGTCAGGGTGCCGCAGCCGTCCGTAAACACACTGATCTTGGTGTCATAAGTGGCATTATTGCAAAGACTCAGCGTAACACTACTCCCGGTTCCCGTAAAGGTATACCATACTCCCGGGGCAGTAATAGACGTACCACAGCTGGAAAGTGACTCCTGGGTGGCCTCATTGGTAGAACCGCTAATTGTCTGCCCGCACTGAATAGAAATTGCATCCAGACAATCATCATTAGCAGGAGCGGGGACCACGGGCTGGCAGTTAAGGGTGAGGTCAAAATCCCCGGTACTGCTGCCGAAACCATGTACCAGCACCAGATAAGGAATGCCGGGAAGAGAAGTAAAAGTAAATTCCGAAGTAAAGCCGGAACAGCCGCTGGCATCGTCATTTCCTCCAATACAGGTCAGGGTGCCGCAACCGTCCGTAAACACACTGATCTTTGTGTCATAAGTGGCATTATTGCAAAGACTCAGCGTAACGCTTCCCCCGGTTCCCGTAAAGGTATACCATACTCCCGGGGCAGTAATAGCCGTACCACAGCTGGAAAGTGACTCCTGGGTGGCCTCAGTGGTAGAGCCGCTGATTGTCTGCCCGCAGGTAATAGTAACTGCATTGGCGCATTCATCATTCGCTGGCGGCACAGCAAATGCAAAATGTGTTGCTAAAAGAATCAGGCAGTTTAATAAAATAATTATCCTTTTCATGATTTTTTTTATTTAATTAATAAACTTGTTTTTTTGAAATCTCTGATGGTTAAGATAAGGAGGTAAACCGTAAATTCATTGCAATAGCACGAAAAAAGCTTCAATTTCTTGTTGTATTTCAAGCCGATATAAGGAATCTCCGGGAATAGATTCTCTTTTCTCCGAAAAAAGTCAGACTGTATCTGGTATTTGTTCCTCTTGAGCTTAAGGCTGGCCTAATAAACGAGCTGTGTTTTGAGCGAATTTTTTATTTTAGTCATTGCCTTTTTAAGTAACATGAAGCGTATCAGAACCCTTCTGGTAATCTTTGATGAAGAAATAAGGCCGTTTGAAATTGAAGCTTTCCGCGGAGCAGTTATCCAAAAGGCTGGCCTTGAAAATACTGTGTTTCATAACCACTATGCCGATGGCCGCTATGTGTATCAGTACCCCCTCATTCAGTATAAAGCTGCACGCGGTAAACCCGTGTTGTTTTGCGTTGACCAGGGAGTGGACGAAGTACATCATTTTTTTACCAACAAAAACTGGGATGTGCACATTTCCGGCAGAACCCTGCATCTGAAAATAAGCCGTCTAGACCTTAAAAGCTGCAATCTGAACGTATGGAACCAGCATTTCAATTACCGCATCAGCCATTGGCTGGCGCTTAACCAGGAGAATTATAAAAAATATCTGGGCCTGCACACCGATGACGATAGAAGGCAGATGCTGGCCCGCATACTTACCGGTAATGTCATCTCATTTGCCAAAAGTGTTAAGTGGGAAGTGGACAAGCCCGTTGAAACGCGCATTACAGAAATGGTACGGCAAAAAACCATGCTGTACAAAAACAACAAGCTTCTGGCATTTGATGTTATTTTTTCGGCCAATGTATCGCTGCCCGACTGGCTTAGCCTGGGCAAAGGAGCCAGCCATGGGTTTGGCGTAATCAGAAGAATGAAAATGTATAAAACCGTAGCAACAATATCATGAAGGTAACCAGAGATCAGATTTATCTTGCCGCTTTGCTGCATGATATTGGTAAGTTCTTTCAGCGGGCTGACAGCGCTGGTGCAGCCAGATCAGCTTTACTAAAAAAAGAGATCAAAAATCTGGAAAGCCGGCTCTGCCCGCAGCGCAATAATGTTTATTCCCATAAGCATGTACTCTGGACGGCACAGTTTCTGGATAATTATGCTTCCTATTTTAAAAAAATGCTGAACCTGAACGAATCAGCATTTGATGAACTGCTTTTGCTCGCGGCTGCACACCATAAACCCTCTAGCTTTTCGGAACTAATCATTCAAAAAGCAGATCATTACTCATCCGGGGCCGACCGTGTGAATGAAGAAGCGGCATGGAAAGATGCTGAGCAGGAAAATGACAACAAATGGGATGCCTTTAAGCGCATCCCGATGAAATCCATATTTGAAGGAGTTAAACTGGACGAAGGGACTGCTATAACCTACCATCACAATCTACCCGTTAAGGCAATAGAATTTTCTGAGAACTATTTTCCTTCCAAAAACAATGTGGAAACTGGTTATGGCGCATTGTGGGAAAGATTTAATCAGGAATTTCAACAACTCAATACCCAATCATTTCGTGCATTTACAGGGTCTTTATTGTTTTTACTTGAAAAATTTGCAACGCGGATACCTTCCAGTACCGAACACTTGCCCGATGTATCGCTTTACGACCACCTGAAGACTACAGCAGCTTTTGCTGTTTGCCTGTACGACTACATACAAGATGAAATTAAAGAAGAAAAACTACCCGGAAAGTCTGACAAACCGTTTGTATTAATCGGGGGCGATTTAAGCGGTATCCAACAATATATCTATGGTATTGCCATGCGTAATGCCGCTAAAAATCTTAAGGGACGTTCGTTTTATCTGCACTTGCTCTGCGATAATATTGTGTGCTACATTTTAGATAAGCTTTCGCTATTTGATGCCAATGTTATTTATTCCAGCGGTGGAGGGTTTTATATCCTTGCCCCCCATACTAAACAAATAACAGAGACCATAAAAAAACTGCATGAGGAGATAAGCGAAAAAATACTAAACAGGCATCACAACGATTTATTCCTCTCTTTGCATTATGAACCCTTCGGGGAGGCTGAGCTATTCAGCGAATATAAAGAAAACCACATCGGGCAAATCTGGACAAAACTGGCCGAGAGCCTCAATAAAATAAAATTACAACGCAATAAGCACCTTTTAAAAAGACAATACGAAAAGTTTTTTGTGCCGTTTAATGTGGGTGGTGAAAAAAAAACCGATGCTTTTGACGGCCAGGAGTTAGACGATAACGACCGAAAACAACTGGACGGAGGAGATAATTATGTAAGCGCTTATAATTATGCATTGATTCAATTAGGTAAAAGACTGAAGTCTGCCGGCTACTGGATAATCTCAAACCAGGAGTTGCCTTATTTAGGCAATATGCATTTCCGGCCCGTAAACCTGCCTTATTATAACTATTTTCTCAATGCTAAGGAAATTGAAGAACAACGTACGCAACTTGCCGCATCGGCCGATGATGTGCGGGTTTATGCCTTTGACCCTGCAAACTACCTGAATAATCCTGTTAAGGGAAACCGGAATATATACGGATTTCAGTTTTATGGTGGAAACGATTACCCCAAAAATTTATGGCTTATTCCTAAAACCTTTGAGGAACTGGCCGGTGTGGAATTTGAAGATAAAAGACTGGAAAAAAGAAAAAAGGCACCACAACTGGTACGCCTGGGCTTTTTACGGATGGACGTAGACAATTTAGGTCAAATCTTCCGCACAGGTATCTCAGAAAAAAAGCGCTCCTTCAGCCGCTATTGCACCCTAAGCAGGAGTTTAGATTACTTCTTTAAGGGTTATGTGAATAGAATTTGGGAAAGCCATGAGGAATATAAAAATTTTACTCAAATTATTTATGCAGGGGGTGATGACCTGTTCATTGTGGGCAAGTGGGATATTCTGCTCAACATGGCTTATGATATTTACCAGTGGTTCCGGAAGTGGACCTGTTACTCCAATGCCTTTACCCTAAGCGGAGGAATGGCAATTCTTCCACCTAAATTTCCTTTGTTAAAGGCAGCCGCTATTGCAGAAAAACTGGAAAAAGCTGCTAAAAGCCACCGTTTCAATCAACAAAGTAAAAATGCCTTTGCATTTTTCAATTTTACTGAATACCACCAGGGCAACCATGAAGAAATTATCTTCAGCTTTAACTGGGAAAAGGAATTTCCGTACATCTACAATCTTAAAAATGAGTTAAAAAAACATCTCAGTGCCCAAAACGCCTTGCCCGCAGGGTTTGTAACAACCGTTTATACACTTATGCAAATGGCCAGGTTTCGCTACCAGGCTGCAAAAGACATATATGAGCCCACGCAGCGCCAGTTTATCTGGATTACGGCCTACCAGTTTAAGCGTAGCGCTGCCGGATTCAAACCGAATGATCCCGTGCATACATTTTTAATGCAATGGGTACAACATATTGCTACCGGACGGGTGGAAAACGGACAACTGCCCACCCGATACCATGCCCTGCAACTATTGGCCGTGGCCGCACGCTGGGCAGCTTATGAATTAAGGAAATAAATTGTTAACCAATTAAACCCCTCATTATGGCAAACGGACATCAACCACGCAAACCTCATCAAAGGTACGAAAGGAATGATTCCCAACATGCTCAGGTAAAAGAAATAATCGATTTAAATAAAGATAATATCAAAAAATGGACTCAAAACGGCATCAATGATGAAGCTATTAAGTTTGCAGACCAGTTTGGAGATTCTTTAAAAAAAGGCGGACTTACTACTTCACAAATACGAAATTTCTTCGGTGAGCTCAGGCGTATCCAGATGAACGGATACATTACCCCGGATGGCCGCTCAGAAAAAACGGCTTTTCTTATGGTAAAGCCCAAGTTGGCCTATGCTGTAAAAAGACACGACAATAAAGGCTTAAAGGACTTTTATGATTTTTTCTCAATAGCGTACGATGCTGTAAATAAGAATGACGACAAGGAAGGCGCCAAACATTTTGAGCACCTGATGACACTCATGGAGGCTATACTGGCTTATCACAAGTACCACGGTGGAAAAGATTAAATGACAATATAAAAACCTTTTACCATGGCAAACAGGCTTATTGAAAAAATTGAAATATCCGGCAGTATTATCCTGAAAACCGGATTGCACATTGGCGGCACCAACAGCAGCATGAGCATTGGCGGCATTGACAAGTCGGTGATTCGCAACCCCATCAACAACCAGCCCTACATTCCAGGAAGCTCGCTAAAGGGTAAAATGCGCTCGCTTTTTGAAATCGCTATCGGGGAAATTAAATATGACCAGAATGCAAAAATAGTAAAAAATGCCCCTGCCGACAGTGGCCCCTCGGCAGATTTATTTGGCAACCCTTCAGGCGACAATCAGAAACCCTCCCGCCTTATTGTGCGCGATGGCTATCTGATTAACCATGAGGAAATATTGCAGAAAACGGATATGCCCTACACCGAAGGGAAAACCGAAGTGGTTATTGATCGTATCACCTCAGCCGCAAATCCCCGTCAAATGGAACGGGTGCCTGCCGGAGCAAAGTTTTCGCTTAACCTCATTCTGAATATATGGGAAAATGACGGCAACCGCGAGGAGCTTATTAAAAATCTGTTTGAGTCCTTGATGCTCTTGAAAGACGATTACCTGGGGGGTAACGGTTCGCGTGGTTATGGACAGATAGGTTTTATGATTAAAAAAATGGTGTCGCGAAAAACAGAAGGCTACTACAATGTGCCCGATGGTAAAGAGGAAGACATCCTCAGCCAATATCAGGATTACATTAAACGTATTAATGAACCGGAAGCTGCATCGGTATGACCCTAACCGCCATTAAGCTACGCTTTACTGCCCCCTTGCACATTGGTGGAGGAATTGACCTGGATAAAACCGAAATCATTTACCGTTCCGATGCCCTTAAAGCAGCCCTCTATGCCGTTGGGCTGCCCTGGTTTGATGCCTGGAAAGATGCAAGCTACTTTTTCAGCAGCTTTTGCATTTCCTCTTGTTTCCCCTATGCCGGTAATGAATATTTTTTTCCGCGTCCTTACCTGAATACCCGCCTGAAGTTTAACCAAACTCCTGAACAGGAAGCCGGCAAAAAGGCCAAAAAAATAACTTTTCTGTCCCAACGGGTATTTGAGCAGTTTGTGGCGGGCAATGATCAGATTATCGCTGACGAACAATGCATTACTCCTGATGGCCATTTCCTGTGCGCAGCACCCAATACCGCGGCAGGCAATTTTTTCCTTACAGCCGTGCAGCAACGCGTTACGGTACCTCGCGAAGGAGAAAATGAAGAAACACGTCCCTTTTATGCTGACCGTCTTTACTTTCATAACAACTGTGGCCTGTATTTTCTGGCGCAATTCAACGATCAACAAATACAACAGCAGGTTTACCAAGCTCTTAGTTTACTCGGGCAGCTGGGTATTGGCAGCGACCGTACCGTGGGCAATGGCTTTTTCTCGTTCGATCCGCAACTCGATGAAGCCCCCTTCACTTTCAGCATAACCCCTACAGGGCAAAATAAAGTCATTAACCTGGGCCTTTACCTGCCCACCTATGAAGAGTTGCAGCATATTGACCTAAATCAGTCATACTGGCAGCTAATAAAGCGGGGCGGTTATATCGCTGCTTCGGCCGAAAGCCGCTTTTCGCATTTACGCAAAAAAAGTATCTATTTCTTTGCTGAGGGCAGCGTGTTGCACGCTTCGCAACAACTTAAAGGTAAACTGGAAAACCTGCGCCCTGACTGGAACGACAGCGCCCTCCATCCGGTTTGGCGCGATGGGCAATGCTTGTTTATTAGCCTGTAAATACAATTCTATGTCTGAAACATCACCATTCAATAATGTAGTATTACGAAAATCACCGGTGGTACAATTAAAACTCACAACCCTTACTCCGGTGCATATTGGCAGCGGCAAAACACTGAATGCCGATATTGATTTTTTCATACAAGGTAACCAGGTGGCATTTATTGACGACCAGAAAATACTGAAACTACTGGGAAGCACAAACCTGGTGCAAAGAATTGAACAATGGGCAGTTGCCATTGCAACTAACCAATCGCTTCGTGGTTTTCTTACTCAACAGGCAGGCCCGGGTGTTTTTAACGACCTGAAAAATTTTGCCTCTCGCATCAGCACCCTAAAAAGCAACAACCCCACAAGCAGAAACCTAAAGGAGCATTACCGTACGGCCTTGCAGGGCCTGTGTATTCCAGGTAGCTCGCTGAAAGGCGCCATGACTACGCTTTTATTAGCTGAATTATTGGACGATGCATTTTTAAAAAAGACGCTAAAGACAAGTGATATCTCGACACTTAAGAAAAAGAAGGATGGAGGTTCAAGGCTGGAATTTCAAGATAAGTATGTCATGCAAAAGTTTTTCGGCAATAACCCCAACAAGTCTATTAACCGCTTTCTCAAAGTGTTTGATGCCCCGTTTCCTGAGGTAAACTCAGAGGTGCATGAACTGAAAGTGCTGAACATCACTAATTTTCATAAGTCAACCTGGGGGTTTAAACCCAGGCAACACATGCTGATAGAATGTATCCCGGCAGGAGTTTCCACTACCTTTTCGCTTAAACTGGATCATACCTGGCTGCAACGCAACCGCGAAAAAAATGCCCATGTATGGAAAAATAAAAAAACCGAGCACCTATCCGATATTTATAAATTTCTACAGTCACTGAATAAAAAAGAATTAAAAATACTAACTGACGATGTCCATGAACTTAGTGAAAACGGAATAGATAATCATCCATCCGGGAGGGAGCATTTAAAAAATCTGGAAAAAATATTTGATATCTGCGAAAAATGTAGGTCGGGCGAAGCAGTTTTACGTGTAGGCGGACATGTCGGGTGGACCTACACCACCGGCAGTTGGGTACGGTATTCCGGTGAGGGGGTTAGTGATGATGATTTTAAGCAACTCCGCAAAGCCATACAAAAAAAAGAATATCCGCTGGACACCATGTGGCCCAAAACCCGCAAAACAACCGATCAGGGTACGGCATTCGGATTTGTAAAGTTGGAATGTATAAACTAAAACCTGCCTGGCTATGAACTGCTTTATTGCTACCTTAGGCGGAAGAGACGTTCAGGTAAAAAAAAATGAACAATTCTTCAATGCACTGGAAAAGCTAGATCTTAATCCGGAGGAGCAGCAATTACTGCACGATTTGCGGTTGAGCTTTACCCAAAGTAGAGTCATGCCGGCGCGCAAACTGGGGCAGTTAATTGAAAACCGCTATCAGACCCTTGCCGAACACCTGTGTGCACCCATTATTGAAAGCGCCAGCAAATATTTCGAGCGTTCCGGCATATCCATTAACCGTATTATTCTTGTAGCAACGAATCAAAATCCGCCTCATCCCAACGACACCGTATTTTTTGCCAGGTATCTGAAAAAATTCATTATCCACCAGAAGTTATTTGGAGCCGTTCCGGAAAGTGAAATCAGAATAACCGAAATTTCAGGTTCACATGTTCATTTACCCGATGTGATGTACGAAACGTGGCTCAACAGAATTAATGGTAAGCCTTTTAATGACCTGTCGGGCTTTGACAAGCTTTATCTTCAGCCTCAGGGTGGTATTGATGCCATTAATCAAACACTTACCTTAAACCTTATTGCACAGTTTGGACAAAAGGTAGAGTACCTTTATAAAGGCGATAACGACAACATTTCGCGATCCATTGACTTCCCCAAAAAATTTCTCCGTACGTTATTCCGGCAGCAAACCATAAGCTTCATTAAAAATTACGAATACCAGCAGGCAGCCCAGCTGGCTGGCGAAAGCGATGCCCGGCATGTATTACAGGCAGCTCATTACCGTACACTATTCAGTTTTCAGATGGCATTTCAAAGTCTGGACCGAATTTCATCGCAAAACCACCATAAGATAGCCGCATTCTATGACCAGATAAATATTCTCATTGACGATATTCTCCATCCAGCTTTTTATTCAGCCCCATTAACCCAGGAAGTATTTTACAACCTGGAACTGAAATGGCGGCAGGGCCAATATGTAGACTGGCTATCGCGTATGTTTCGCCTCTATGAAGAAATGAATAAAGAACGAGCAGTGGAATGCATCATGCAACACCTTGGAATTGATACCTTTCCGCTCCGCCATGAATGGGCGCAATGGTTTAATCCTGTATTAGACCAGTTACCTGATTTAAAAAAGTATTTAGACGAAGAGAAAATAAAGTACGATTCTGAAAACCCAACTACTCTCCTCTACGATAAAATCCTGCATTTTTTTCAGCACAAAGATTTGCAGTTGTTGAAAAAAATCCAGGTTTTATCGCAACTGCGCAATAACAGCATAGGTGCACATGGCTTCCGCTCTGTAAGTAAAGAAGAAATTCAAGCTGAACTTCATACCAAAGCACACACCACCCCTGATGCACTCATGCATGAATTGAGGAAAAATCTGGGCTGTTCGGTTAACAATCCGTTTGACTCAATTAATGAACTTGTTTTAGATATTTTAGGGCATTAGCAAATTCAGGATACCCGCAGTAAGCCGTAATGAATTAAAAACTAACTATTGAATAATTTATTTCAGCAGTTATACCCGTGACCCTATCCCCTGACCAGCAATCAGCCCTCCACAAACTGAAAGAATTTGTTCAACATCCCCAAAGCCGGGTGTTTTTACTCAAAGGCTATGCCGGTACCGGCAAAACCACCCTGATCAAACATCTGGCCGACTGGTTAAAAAAGAAAAAGATTTCTTTCGCCCTCATGGCTACCACGGGCCGAGCCGCCAAAGTGCTGGAAGAAAAAACCGGCTATTCGGCCACCACTATACACAGTTTGTTATATGCTTTTACCGAAATAAAGGAAGAAACCGAAAAACCTGATGATGACGCCTGGGCCCATGATACCGGACAGTTATTCTTAAAATTCGACCTCCGGGCAGATAATATTGAATCTTATCAACTCTATATTATAGATGAGGCCTCCATGATCAGTCACCTGGAGGAACAAAAACCATACACCGCGCGCTTTGGCTCGGGTAACCTCCTCTTCGACCTGATGAAATACGTAGCATCCAAAAAGATCATTTTTACAGGCGACCCCTGCCAACTGCCCCCGGTTAGCTCTGACCCCTTTTCAGCCGCTCTGGATAAAAGGTACCTTATGGAAACCTTTCGGGTGCCGGTGCAGGAAACCATTCTAACCACCATTGTTCGCCAAAACCGGAACAGCGAAATCCTGCAATTAGCCAATCCTTTCCGCACCGATATAGAAACAAAAAATTTCATCAAATGGATAAAAATAAACACGCCCCGCGGAAGTCAGGCCACCCTCCTGCCCGATGAAAGAGAATGGGTGAACCACTTTGTCAGAACCTTCAGAGCCGAGGGCCCTCATCATGCTATAATCATTAACAGTTCCAATTTTCATTGCGCCAGGGTTAACAAATTCGTCCGCATACAACTTTATCCCGGAAAAGGAACTTTGCAACATGGCGAGCTCCTCATGGTTATGCAAAACAGCTATACTACCGGTTTGTTAAATGGCGACCAGGTGGTCGTGGAATTTGTTGGTAAAAAAGAATACAGGGCGTATTTATCTTTCATTAAAGTACGGGTGCGCAATATTCATAACCAAATGGTGTACGAAACGCTTCTCATTGAAGACCTGCTCTACGACCATAACCCTGGCATACAGGTAAGCCAGTTTAAACATCTTTTGATAGATTTTGACAGGCGTATGCGCAATTATAAAGTAAAAAGAAAATCCGATGAATATAGAGAACTCATGCTGCACGATCCCTACCTGAATGCCCTGCGCGCCAAGTTTGGCTACGGCATTACTGTGCACAAAGCGCAAGGGGGCGAGTGGAAGGATGTTTACCTAAATATAAACAAAGGTGTTTATAACATGCCACCGGAACAACTGTATCGGTGGTACTACACCGCTATTACCCGGGCGCAAAATCATTTGTATATTAATGATGGTTTCTGGATTAAAGGCTTTGATGCACGGCAATATCGCAGGGTAAAAGGTTTTAGCTGGGAATAATTCTGCTGTTATAATGGGCTGCATATAAACAAAACAACTTATCATGAGTATTTGACTAAAATTAAACCCATGCATATCGTCCTGAATTCCTTTGGTTCGGCCATCCGCAAGGAAAACGACCTCTTTGTGGTAACCACCGCCGGGGCCGAGCAAAAGCTGCATCCGGCCGATGTTAAAACCATAACCCTCAGCAAGGGCGCCCGCATTAGCTCCGATGCTGTGCTGCTGGCCATTGAACACCAGATTGACGTACTGTTTGTAGATGCCGTGGGCACACCACAGGGCCGCGTGTGGAGCGTAAAATACGGCTCCATCTCCCAAATCCGGCAAAAACAAGTTGAATTTCTCTACTCCGAAAAAGCCATTCAGTGGGTTAAAGAAATAGTTACCGAAAAAATAAACAACCAGATTGCCCTTCTGCTGGCCTTTTCGCCTGATGACTACTCCCGTGCACACAACATTATACGCCATGCCATTAACAGCATGGAAGATCACAAAAACAAAATCTTGAAAGCCGAAGGCGACACCCTGCATGACATGGCACCCTCCATCCGTGGGTGGGAGGGCGCTGCCTCCAAACGCTACTTCCAGGCCCTTGCCGCACTTTTACCTGAACCCTACCGCTTTGAAAAACGCACAACGCACCCTGCTACCGATCCCTTTAATGCCTGCCTGAATTACGGGTACGGCATTTTGTACGGCAAGGTAGAAAGCGCACTGGTAAAAGCCGGCATTGACCCCTACATGGGCGTGTTTCACCGCGATGAATACAACC
Protein-coding sequences here:
- the csm1_2 gene encoding type III-A CRISPR-associated protein Cas10/Csm1; the protein is MKVTRDQIYLAALLHDIGKFFQRADSAGAARSALLKKEIKNLESRLCPQRNNVYSHKHVLWTAQFLDNYASYFKKMLNLNESAFDELLLLAAAHHKPSSFSELIIQKADHYSSGADRVNEEAAWKDAEQENDNKWDAFKRIPMKSIFEGVKLDEGTAITYHHNLPVKAIEFSENYFPSKNNVETGYGALWERFNQEFQQLNTQSFRAFTGSLLFLLEKFATRIPSSTEHLPDVSLYDHLKTTAAFAVCLYDYIQDEIKEEKLPGKSDKPFVLIGGDLSGIQQYIYGIAMRNAAKNLKGRSFYLHLLCDNIVCYILDKLSLFDANVIYSSGGGFYILAPHTKQITETIKKLHEEISEKILNRHHNDLFLSLHYEPFGEAELFSEYKENHIGQIWTKLAESLNKIKLQRNKHLLKRQYEKFFVPFNVGGEKKTDAFDGQELDDNDRKQLDGGDNYVSAYNYALIQLGKRLKSAGYWIISNQELPYLGNMHFRPVNLPYYNYFLNAKEIEEQRTQLAASADDVRVYAFDPANYLNNPVKGNRNIYGFQFYGGNDYPKNLWLIPKTFEELAGVEFEDKRLEKRKKAPQLVRLGFLRMDVDNLGQIFRTGISEKKRSFSRYCTLSRSLDYFFKGYVNRIWESHEEYKNFTQIIYAGGDDLFIVGKWDILLNMAYDIYQWFRKWTCYSNAFTLSGGMAILPPKFPLLKAAAIAEKLEKAAKSHRFNQQSKNAFAFFNFTEYHQGNHEEIIFSFNWEKEFPYIYNLKNELKKHLSAQNALPAGFVTTVYTLMQMARFRYQAAKDIYEPTQRQFIWITAYQFKRSAAGFKPNDPVHTFLMQWVQHIATGRVENGQLPTRYHALQLLAVAARWAAYELRK
- a CDS encoding type III-A CRISPR-associated protein Csm2 encodes the protein MANGHQPRKPHQRYERNDSQHAQVKEIIDLNKDNIKKWTQNGINDEAIKFADQFGDSLKKGGLTTSQIRNFFGELRRIQMNGYITPDGRSEKTAFLMVKPKLAYAVKRHDNKGLKDFYDFFSIAYDAVNKNDDKEGAKHFEHLMTLMEAILAYHKYHGGKD
- a CDS encoding type III-A CRISPR-associated RAMP protein Csm3, coding for MANRLIEKIEISGSIILKTGLHIGGTNSSMSIGGIDKSVIRNPINNQPYIPGSSLKGKMRSLFEIAIGEIKYDQNAKIVKNAPADSGPSADLFGNPSGDNQKPSRLIVRDGYLINHEEILQKTDMPYTEGKTEVVIDRITSAANPRQMERVPAGAKFSLNLILNIWENDGNREELIKNLFESLMLLKDDYLGGNGSRGYGQIGFMIKKMVSRKTEGYYNVPDGKEEDILSQYQDYIKRINEPEAASV
- the csm4 gene encoding type III-A CRISPR-associated RAMP protein Csm4 gives rise to the protein MTLTAIKLRFTAPLHIGGGIDLDKTEIIYRSDALKAALYAVGLPWFDAWKDASYFFSSFCISSCFPYAGNEYFFPRPYLNTRLKFNQTPEQEAGKKAKKITFLSQRVFEQFVAGNDQIIADEQCITPDGHFLCAAPNTAAGNFFLTAVQQRVTVPREGENEETRPFYADRLYFHNNCGLYFLAQFNDQQIQQQVYQALSLLGQLGIGSDRTVGNGFFSFDPQLDEAPFTFSITPTGQNKVINLGLYLPTYEELQHIDLNQSYWQLIKRGGYIAASAESRFSHLRKKSIYFFAEGSVLHASQQLKGKLENLRPDWNDSALHPVWRDGQCLFISL
- a CDS encoding ATP-dependent endonuclease; protein product: MTLSPDQQSALHKLKEFVQHPQSRVFLLKGYAGTGKTTLIKHLADWLKKKKISFALMATTGRAAKVLEEKTGYSATTIHSLLYAFTEIKEETEKPDDDAWAHDTGQLFLKFDLRADNIESYQLYIIDEASMISHLEEQKPYTARFGSGNLLFDLMKYVASKKIIFTGDPCQLPPVSSDPFSAALDKRYLMETFRVPVQETILTTIVRQNRNSEILQLANPFRTDIETKNFIKWIKINTPRGSQATLLPDEREWVNHFVRTFRAEGPHHAIIINSSNFHCARVNKFVRIQLYPGKGTLQHGELLMVMQNSYTTGLLNGDQVVVEFVGKKEYRAYLSFIKVRVRNIHNQMVYETLLIEDLLYDHNPGIQVSQFKHLLIDFDRRMRNYKVKRKSDEYRELMLHDPYLNALRAKFGYGITVHKAQGGEWKDVYLNINKGVYNMPPEQLYRWYYTAITRAQNHLYINDGFWIKGFDARQYRRVKGFSWE
- the cas1 gene encoding CRISPR-associated endonuclease Cas1 → MHIVLNSFGSAIRKENDLFVVTTAGAEQKLHPADVKTITLSKGARISSDAVLLAIEHQIDVLFVDAVGTPQGRVWSVKYGSISQIRQKQVEFLYSEKAIQWVKEIVTEKINNQIALLLAFSPDDYSRAHNIIRHAINSMEDHKNKILKAEGDTLHDMAPSIRGWEGAASKRYFQALAALLPEPYRFEKRTTHPATDPFNACLNYGYGILYGKVESALVKAGIDPYMGVFHRDEYNRPALVFDVIEKFRIWIDYVVIQLFRQDAFTDECFERQPHQCLLEGLGKRILIQSVNDYLAEIITLNHLERSRATHIEHYAQTLAKLFLKH